One region of Streptococcus parasanguinis genomic DNA includes:
- a CDS encoding nucleoside-triphosphate diphosphatase, with protein MSDKLFEYKDSQDWYIAQWGEDADYNQFSQVPAEASTLLDQLELLFAKDPEGFPLNLSVMRYGSAFRFLTFLTEILNEVKGRAFEIVQRQGALLLVEKGKLLYLHLPSDGLDLEAFLGQDKVKDTILIATRNEGKTKEFRNMFEKLGFEVENLNQYPELPEVEETGMTFEENARLKAETIAELTGKTVLADDSGLKVDILGGLPGVWSARFAGVGATDAENNAKLLHELAMVFDLKDRSAQFHTTLVVARPGKESLVVEADWPGYINFEPKGENGFGYDPLFLVGETGRAAAELTLEEKNTQSHRALAVKKLLEVFPSWQIKQSS; from the coding sequence ATGAGTGACAAACTATTTGAATACAAAGATTCCCAAGATTGGTATATTGCCCAATGGGGAGAAGATGCAGACTACAATCAATTTAGTCAAGTTCCTGCGGAAGCTTCCACTCTGTTAGACCAGCTGGAACTTCTCTTTGCCAAGGATCCTGAAGGATTTCCGCTTAATCTATCGGTGATGCGCTATGGTTCAGCCTTTCGTTTCCTAACCTTTTTGACTGAAATCTTGAATGAAGTCAAGGGAAGAGCTTTTGAGATCGTACAGCGTCAAGGAGCCTTGCTCTTGGTTGAAAAAGGGAAATTGCTCTATTTGCATTTGCCAAGTGATGGGCTGGATTTGGAAGCCTTCTTGGGTCAAGACAAGGTCAAAGATACGATTCTCATTGCGACTCGAAATGAGGGAAAAACCAAAGAATTCCGCAATATGTTTGAAAAGCTAGGCTTTGAAGTGGAAAACCTCAATCAGTATCCAGAGCTTCCAGAAGTCGAAGAAACAGGGATGACCTTTGAGGAGAATGCCCGCCTAAAAGCTGAAACCATCGCAGAGCTAACTGGGAAAACAGTCTTAGCGGATGATTCAGGTTTGAAGGTAGATATCTTGGGAGGCTTACCAGGAGTTTGGTCCGCTCGCTTTGCGGGAGTTGGTGCGACAGATGCAGAGAATAATGCGAAATTGTTGCACGAATTGGCTATGGTTTTTGACTTGAAAGACCGTTCAGCCCAGTTCCATACGACCTTGGTGGTTGCAAGACCAGGCAAGGAAAGCCTAGTGGTGGAAGCTGATTGGCCAGGGTATATTAATTTTGAGCCTAAAGGAGAAAATGGGTTTGGCTATGATCCACTCTTCTTAGTTGGGGAAACGGGCCGTGCTGCCGCTGAATTAACACTTGAAGAAAAAAATACACAATCGCATCGTGCTTTAGCTGTTAAAAAGTTATTGGAGGTATTTCCATCATGGCAAATCAAACAATCATCGTGA
- the xerD gene encoding site-specific tyrosine recombinase XerD produces the protein MKEFIASFIDQKELSENSQSAYFYDLDQFIESIHGKVTQTNLRIYQASIKDFKPAVQKRKLSAVNQFLYYLYQERFISEYHRLVLPKIQPAKTHDRELLDLTHFWEESTNPQGRLMALLILEMGLLPSEILQVKVEDIQLDFHVIRVGKDGQKRVLKVPEPLLDELQLFLDGIYLFDNKGKSYSRQWGFRQLEAFLIEKGNQDLSAQSIREQYILKQRELGVDLFSIARELGLKTMVTLEKYK, from the coding sequence ATGAAAGAATTTATTGCAAGTTTTATTGATCAAAAAGAATTAAGTGAAAATTCTCAGTCAGCCTATTTCTATGATTTGGACCAGTTTATTGAGTCGATCCATGGGAAAGTGACGCAGACGAATTTGAGAATTTACCAAGCTTCGATTAAAGATTTTAAACCGGCGGTTCAAAAACGAAAATTATCCGCCGTCAACCAATTTTTATATTATTTGTATCAAGAACGCTTTATTTCTGAATACCATCGTTTGGTCTTGCCTAAAATTCAACCGGCCAAGACCCATGATCGGGAATTGTTGGATCTGACCCATTTTTGGGAAGAATCAACTAACCCACAGGGACGCTTGATGGCCTTGTTGATTCTGGAGATGGGCTTATTGCCAAGTGAGATCCTCCAAGTCAAAGTCGAAGATATTCAGCTGGACTTTCATGTCATTCGAGTGGGCAAAGATGGCCAAAAACGGGTTTTAAAAGTTCCAGAGCCTTTACTGGATGAGTTGCAACTCTTCCTAGATGGTATTTATCTCTTTGATAATAAAGGAAAATCCTACTCCCGTCAGTGGGGATTTCGACAATTAGAAGCCTTCTTGATCGAAAAAGGGAATCAAGACCTTTCGGCACAATCGATTCGTGAGCAGTATATTTTGAAACAACGAGAACTCGGTGTGGATCTTTTTAGTATTGCGCGTGAATTGGGCCTAAAAACCATGGTGACATTAGAAAAATATAAATAA
- the scpB gene encoding SMC-Scp complex subunit ScpB, translated as MSKLAEIEALLFVAGEEGITARQIADLLSLPPTGVVQSLEKLSQKYQEDTDTSLCLMETASRYKLVTKADYASVLRDYSRTPMNQSLSRAALETLSIIAYKQPITRVEVDDIRGVNSSGAITKLLSFDLIREDGKKEVLGRPNLYVTTEYFLDYMGINHLEELPKVEEVDIDPEEGQLFSERTEELDEN; from the coding sequence ATGAGCAAATTAGCTGAAATTGAAGCACTCTTATTTGTAGCGGGTGAAGAAGGAATTACTGCCAGACAAATCGCAGACCTTCTCTCTTTACCTCCGACAGGTGTGGTGCAAAGTTTAGAAAAATTAAGCCAAAAATACCAGGAGGACACAGATACCAGTCTGTGTTTGATGGAGACAGCTTCCCGTTATAAATTGGTGACAAAGGCAGACTACGCTTCGGTTTTACGAGACTATTCTAGAACGCCCATGAACCAAAGTTTGTCTCGGGCTGCCCTCGAAACCTTATCAATCATTGCTTATAAGCAACCGATCACCCGTGTGGAGGTCGATGATATTCGGGGTGTCAATTCCAGCGGTGCCATTACCAAACTACTGTCATTTGATCTGATCCGAGAGGATGGGAAAAAAGAAGTCCTCGGGCGCCCCAATTTGTATGTCACGACGGAGTATTTTTTGGATTATATGGGGATCAATCATTTGGAGGAATTACCAAAGGTTGAGGAAGTGGACATCGATCCAGAGGAAGGTCAATTATTTTCAGAGAGAACAGAGGAACTAGATGAGAATTAA
- a CDS encoding TrkH family potassium uptake protein: protein MNRSMIRYLLSKLLLIEAGLLIVPLVVAAIYQEPAKVFVSIGATMAILLGLGLLGSFHKPKDFHIYAKEGVLIVALCWILWSFFGALPFVFSGQIPNIIDAFFEVSSGFTTTGATILDDVGVLSHSLLFWRSFTHLIGGMGVLVFALAIMDNNKNSHLEVMKAEVPGPVFGKVVSKLKNTAQILYFLYLGLFFLFVVLYFLADMPLYDSFVIAMGTAGTGGFTVFNDGIAHYNSSLITYLVSIGVLVFGVNFNLYYFLMIRKFKAFFKDEELRTYITIVILSSVLIAYNCLHLYANVAKSFEISFFQVSNIITTTGFGYGTTEKWPLFSQFILLMLMVIGGSAGSTAGGLKVIRCLTLWRIAKNQVLSTLSPNRVLTLHVNGTVLDKDTQHQILKYFTIYSFITIGLLFVVSLDNNNFMTVVSAVFSCFNNIGPMIGTGQTFSIFSPISKLLLSLAMIAGRLEIYPMILLFLPKTWSKR from the coding sequence ATGAATAGAAGCATGATTCGTTACCTCTTGTCCAAACTCCTCTTAATCGAAGCTGGTCTTCTGATCGTTCCTTTAGTGGTAGCTGCCATCTATCAGGAACCTGCCAAGGTCTTTGTCTCTATTGGGGCAACCATGGCCATCTTACTTGGGCTGGGGCTACTTGGTAGTTTTCACAAACCAAAGGACTTTCACATTTATGCTAAAGAAGGAGTCCTGATTGTAGCACTTTGTTGGATCCTATGGTCCTTCTTTGGTGCCCTTCCCTTTGTCTTTTCGGGCCAAATTCCAAACATTATCGATGCCTTCTTTGAAGTCAGCTCCGGCTTTACAACAACAGGGGCAACGATTTTAGACGATGTGGGAGTCCTCAGCCACTCTCTCCTCTTTTGGCGTAGTTTTACCCACTTGATAGGTGGGATGGGAGTATTGGTCTTTGCCCTTGCGATTATGGACAACAACAAGAACAGCCACCTTGAAGTCATGAAGGCAGAGGTTCCTGGTCCAGTGTTTGGCAAGGTCGTTTCCAAATTAAAAAACACAGCTCAAATTCTCTACTTCTTGTACTTGGGTTTGTTCTTCCTCTTTGTGGTTCTTTATTTCCTTGCCGACATGCCCCTGTATGATAGTTTTGTCATCGCCATGGGGACGGCTGGTACTGGGGGCTTTACTGTCTTTAACGATGGGATCGCCCACTACAATAGTAGTTTGATCACCTATTTGGTCAGTATCGGGGTCTTAGTCTTCGGGGTTAACTTTAACCTCTACTACTTCCTCATGATTCGAAAATTCAAGGCCTTCTTTAAAGATGAGGAATTGCGGACCTACATTACTATTGTAATCCTATCTAGCGTATTGATTGCCTACAATTGCCTTCACCTTTATGCTAATGTTGCGAAGAGTTTTGAAATTTCATTCTTCCAAGTTTCCAATATCATCACCACCACCGGTTTTGGTTATGGAACGACGGAAAAATGGCCTCTCTTTTCTCAGTTCATCCTCTTGATGCTGATGGTCATCGGTGGTTCTGCTGGATCGACCGCTGGGGGGCTTAAAGTCATTCGGTGCTTGACCTTATGGCGAATCGCAAAAAATCAGGTTCTTTCGACCTTGTCTCCGAATCGCGTTCTAACCTTGCATGTCAATGGTACGGTATTGGATAAGGATACACAGCATCAGATCCTCAAGTACTTTACAATATACAGTTTTATCACAATCGGCCTACTCTTTGTAGTCAGTCTAGACAATAATAACTTCATGACGGTTGTCAGTGCTGTCTTTAGTTGTTTCAACAACATTGGACCTATGATTGGAACAGGTCAAACCTTCTCCATCTTTAGTCCGATTTCAAAACTCTTACTTTCCTTAGCCATGATTGCCGGACGACTTGAAATCTATCCAATGATTCTTCTCTTCCTCCCTAAAACGTGGTCTAAACGCTGA
- the racE gene encoding glutamate racemase — MDNRPIGFLDSGVGGLTVVRELLRQLPHEDVVYIGDSARAPYGPRPADQIREYTWQMVNFLLTKNVKMIVLACNTATAVVWEEVKEKLDIPVLGVILPGASAAIKSTTHQKIGVIGTPMTVSSGIYKEKIQSLAPDMKVSSLACPKFVPLVESNELASSVTKKVVYETLKPLVGKVDTLVLGCTHYPLLKPIIQNVMGPDVKLIDSGAECVRDISVLLNYFELNKSRELLEQTHRFYTTANANSFAAIAEKWLERSVNVEHVNL; from the coding sequence ATGGATAACCGACCGATTGGTTTTTTAGATTCTGGAGTAGGGGGCTTGACTGTTGTCCGCGAATTGCTCCGTCAGCTTCCTCACGAAGATGTCGTCTATATTGGAGATTCAGCGCGTGCACCTTATGGTCCTAGACCAGCAGACCAAATTCGCGAGTATACTTGGCAGATGGTGAACTTCCTTCTGACCAAAAATGTCAAGATGATTGTCTTAGCCTGTAATACAGCGACTGCAGTGGTTTGGGAAGAAGTCAAGGAGAAACTTGATATTCCCGTTTTGGGAGTTATATTGCCCGGAGCTTCTGCAGCCATTAAATCGACGACCCATCAAAAAATTGGGGTCATTGGGACACCGATGACGGTTTCTTCTGGAATTTATAAAGAGAAGATTCAAAGTCTGGCACCAGATATGAAAGTCAGCAGTTTAGCTTGTCCCAAGTTTGTTCCTTTAGTGGAATCCAACGAGTTGGCATCCAGTGTGACCAAAAAGGTGGTTTACGAAACCCTAAAACCACTAGTTGGAAAGGTTGATACCTTGGTCTTGGGATGTACCCATTATCCCCTGTTAAAACCGATTATTCAAAATGTGATGGGACCGGATGTCAAATTGATTGATAGTGGAGCGGAGTGTGTTCGGGATATTTCCGTCTTATTAAACTATTTTGAGCTCAATAAGAGCCGCGAACTCTTAGAGCAGACCCACCGCTTTTATACCACTGCAAATGCCAATAGCTTTGCAGCGATTGCCGAAAAATGGCTAGAACGTTCAGTGAATGTGGAGCATGTAAATTTATGA
- a CDS encoding HDIG domain-containing metalloprotein, giving the protein MQYHRDKEYMTYVGHLIQHPKVQKLADIPHHIHSNRLEHSIHVSYTSYKLAKKFGWDAKSTARGGLLHDLFYYDWRETKFTKSHAWIHPRIAVRNARKITDLNAKEEDIIIKHMWGATLAPPRYKESFVVTMVDKYWAVKEASEPWRKKMAKRRFFHRKMLKS; this is encoded by the coding sequence ATGCAATATCATCGTGACAAAGAATACATGACCTATGTAGGCCATCTGATCCAGCATCCTAAGGTTCAAAAATTAGCCGACATTCCCCACCATATTCATTCCAATCGTTTGGAGCATTCCATTCATGTGAGCTATACCAGTTATAAACTGGCTAAAAAATTTGGTTGGGATGCCAAAAGTACGGCTCGGGGTGGCCTCTTGCATGACCTCTTTTACTATGATTGGCGCGAGACCAAGTTTACGAAAAGTCACGCCTGGATCCATCCCCGCATTGCCGTGAGAAATGCACGAAAGATCACAGATCTCAATGCTAAGGAAGAAGACATCATTATTAAACATATGTGGGGTGCTACCCTTGCCCCGCCTCGCTACAAAGAATCTTTTGTGGTGACTATGGTGGATAAATACTGGGCTGTTAAGGAAGCTTCAGAACCTTGGCGTAAAAAGATGGCCAAAAGGAGATTTTTTCATCGAAAAATGTTAAAATCATAG
- a CDS encoding metallophosphoesterase, with product MANQTIIVMSDSHGDRSIVEAIKEKYLGKVDGIFHNGDSELKSDDPVWEGIHVVQGNMDFYDGYPERLVTQLGPTRIIQTHGHLFQINFSFQKLDLWAQEEEADICLYGHLHIPDAWKEGRTLFVNPGSISQPRGLIRECLYAKIEIDDSHYKVEYYTRDHELYPELTKEFSR from the coding sequence ATGGCAAATCAAACAATCATCGTGATGAGTGACTCGCATGGAGACCGCTCCATTGTTGAAGCAATTAAAGAAAAATATCTAGGCAAGGTCGATGGAATCTTTCACAATGGGGATTCTGAACTAAAAAGTGATGATCCTGTCTGGGAAGGGATTCACGTTGTCCAAGGAAACATGGATTTTTATGATGGCTATCCAGAACGCTTGGTGACCCAACTAGGGCCAACACGAATCATCCAGACCCATGGGCATCTCTTCCAGATCAATTTTAGTTTTCAAAAATTGGATCTGTGGGCCCAAGAGGAAGAAGCAGATATCTGTCTTTACGGCCACCTTCATATCCCAGATGCTTGGAAGGAAGGAAGAACCCTCTTTGTGAATCCTGGATCGATCAGTCAGCCACGCGGTCTGATTCGAGAGTGTCTCTATGCTAAAATTGAGATAGATGATTCTCATTACAAGGTAGAGTATTATACGCGAGATCATGAGTTGTATCCTGAATTGACAAAGGAGTTTAGCAGATGA
- a CDS encoding Bax inhibitor-1/YccA family protein → MYNDSVIQEQSGLNAFYNKIYSLVGIGVGISALVSGLMMTVFQDFFVQILTTAPMVYYAAVVVELILVFVASGKAVKNSPSALPIFLIYSALNGFTLSFIIARYMQATVYKAFLVSALMFIVMGAIGRVVKKDLSGMGRALMGVLIGVIIASVVNMFLRSSGMDYILSIISVFLFAGLTAWDNQKIRYVYDQTNGQPATGWAVAMALELYLDFINLFISLLRIFGRND, encoded by the coding sequence ATGTATAATGATTCAGTAATCCAAGAACAAAGTGGATTGAATGCTTTTTATAACAAAATCTACTCATTAGTTGGGATCGGTGTTGGGATTTCAGCCCTTGTCTCTGGTCTTATGATGACGGTCTTTCAAGATTTCTTCGTTCAAATCTTGACAACCGCACCAATGGTTTACTATGCAGCAGTGGTTGTAGAATTGATCTTGGTCTTTGTTGCAAGTGGGAAGGCTGTTAAAAATAGCCCGTCTGCTCTTCCGATCTTCTTGATCTACTCAGCTTTGAATGGCTTTACCTTGAGCTTTATCATTGCTCGCTACATGCAAGCAACTGTCTATAAGGCTTTCTTGGTCAGTGCCTTGATGTTTATTGTCATGGGAGCTATCGGACGCGTCGTGAAAAAGGACCTGTCTGGAATGGGACGTGCCTTGATGGGAGTCTTGATCGGTGTGATCATCGCTTCTGTTGTGAACATGTTCTTGAGAAGTTCTGGAATGGACTATATCTTGAGTATCATCTCTGTCTTCCTCTTTGCAGGATTGACAGCTTGGGATAACCAAAAGATTCGCTATGTCTATGATCAAACAAATGGTCAACCTGCTACAGGTTGGGCAGTAGCAATGGCTTTGGAACTTTATCTTGACTTTATCAACCTCTTTATCAGCCTTCTTCGTATCTTCGGAAGAAACGACTAA
- a CDS encoding pseudouridine synthase encodes MRINKYIAHAGVASRRKAEELIKQGLVTVNGQVVRELATIIKTGDQVEVEGTPIYNEEKVYYLLNKPRGVISSVSDDKGRTTVVDLLSQVPERIYPVGRLDWDTSGVLILTNDGDFTDEMIHPRNEIDKVYVARVKGIANKENLRPLTRGVTIDGKKTKPATYEILKVDVEKNRSVVQLTIHEGRNHQVKKMFEAVGLLVDKLSRTQFGNLDVSGLRPGEYRRLSKKEISQLHNLAVTKSKKA; translated from the coding sequence ATGAGAATTAACAAATATATTGCCCATGCAGGCGTGGCTAGTCGTCGCAAGGCCGAAGAACTGATCAAGCAAGGCTTGGTTACAGTAAATGGCCAAGTTGTGCGTGAATTAGCGACCATTATTAAGACCGGTGATCAGGTTGAAGTAGAGGGGACTCCAATCTATAACGAAGAAAAGGTCTACTATCTTTTAAATAAGCCACGTGGCGTCATCTCTAGTGTATCTGATGATAAAGGGCGGACAACAGTCGTTGACCTTTTATCTCAAGTGCCAGAGCGCATCTATCCAGTAGGACGTTTGGACTGGGATACATCTGGTGTCTTGATTTTGACCAATGATGGTGATTTTACAGATGAGATGATTCACCCACGTAATGAGATTGATAAGGTCTATGTGGCGCGTGTCAAAGGGATTGCCAATAAGGAAAACTTGCGTCCCTTAACACGAGGGGTGACCATTGATGGCAAGAAAACCAAGCCAGCGACTTACGAGATCTTAAAAGTGGATGTTGAAAAGAACCGTTCAGTGGTTCAGTTGACCATTCATGAAGGGCGCAACCACCAGGTCAAAAAGATGTTTGAAGCTGTAGGACTTTTAGTGGACAAACTCTCCCGAACCCAGTTTGGAAACCTAGATGTCTCAGGACTACGTCCGGGTGAATACCGTCGCTTGAGCAAAAAAGAAATCAGCCAGCTGCACAATCTAGCAGTGACTAAATCTAAAAAAGCATGA
- a CDS encoding diaminopimelate decarboxylase: MKTPFVTREQLESLTQEFPTPFHLYDEAGIRETARALHQAFAWNEGFKEYFAIKATPNPSILKILQEEGCGVDTASYVELLMADKLGFSGKEIMFSSNNTPADEFVYARELGATINLDAYEDIAFLKSVTSIPKVISCRYNPGGVFELGTDIMDNPEEAKFGMTKEQLIQAFIELKELGVEEFGIHALLASNTVSNDYYPELARQLFELAVEVVEKTGVHLGFINLSGGVGVNYKPEQEPNDIAIIGEGVQRVFDEILKPAGLGNVKIYTELGRFMLASHGLLVTRVTHKKKTYRTYVGVDASAVNLLRPAMYGAYHHITNMDRPEEPTEVVDVVGSLCENNDKFAKQRELPVTEIGDLLVIHDTGAHGFSMGYQYNAKLRSAEVLLQEDGHARLIRRAEKPEDYLATLYGFDIEK; the protein is encoded by the coding sequence ATGAAAACACCTTTTGTAACCCGTGAACAATTAGAAAGTCTGACCCAAGAATTTCCTACCCCTTTCCATCTCTATGATGAAGCAGGAATTCGTGAAACGGCTCGTGCCCTCCATCAAGCTTTTGCTTGGAATGAAGGATTTAAGGAATACTTTGCCATCAAGGCGACTCCTAACCCATCGATCCTAAAAATTTTGCAAGAAGAGGGCTGTGGAGTCGACACGGCCAGCTACGTGGAATTGTTAATGGCGGATAAACTGGGCTTTAGTGGGAAAGAAATCATGTTTTCTTCTAACAACACGCCAGCTGATGAATTTGTCTATGCGAGAGAATTAGGGGCAACTATCAATCTGGACGCCTATGAAGACATTGCTTTCTTGAAGTCTGTGACCAGCATCCCCAAGGTTATTTCTTGCCGCTATAATCCTGGTGGAGTTTTTGAACTGGGAACCGATATTATGGACAATCCTGAAGAAGCCAAGTTTGGAATGACCAAGGAGCAATTGATCCAAGCCTTTATCGAGTTGAAAGAACTAGGTGTGGAAGAGTTTGGTATTCACGCTTTATTGGCTTCTAATACTGTATCCAACGACTACTATCCAGAGTTAGCGCGTCAACTTTTTGAATTGGCAGTAGAAGTCGTCGAGAAAACAGGTGTCCACTTGGGCTTCATCAACCTTTCTGGTGGAGTTGGGGTCAATTACAAACCAGAACAAGAACCAAATGATATTGCCATTATTGGGGAAGGTGTGCAACGCGTTTTTGATGAGATTCTCAAACCGGCAGGACTTGGTAATGTGAAAATCTATACCGAGCTTGGTCGCTTTATGCTAGCTTCACACGGCCTCCTGGTAACCAGAGTTACTCATAAAAAGAAAACCTACCGGACCTATGTGGGCGTCGATGCTTCAGCGGTGAATCTTCTTAGACCTGCTATGTACGGTGCTTATCACCATATCACCAATATGGATCGTCCAGAGGAACCGACTGAAGTGGTCGATGTAGTGGGAAGTCTCTGTGAAAATAACGATAAATTTGCCAAACAACGAGAACTACCCGTGACGGAGATTGGAGATTTACTTGTGATCCATGACACTGGAGCCCATGGCTTTTCAATGGGGTACCAGTACAATGCCAAGTTGCGTTCGGCAGAAGTTTTGCTTCAAGAAGATGGGCATGCCCGTTTGATTCGTCGAGCAGAAAAACCAGAAGATTATCTTGCGACACTCTACGGCTTTGACATTGAAAAATAA
- a CDS encoding segregation/condensation protein A: MDIKIKDFEGPLDLLLHLVSKYQMDIYEVPLIEVIEQYLAYLATLQAMKLEVAGEYMLMASQLTLIKSRRLLPKVAEEMDEAEDLEQDLLSQLEEYRTYKQLGELMASQHEERALYYSKPKMELIYDDTELLHDRTTVDLFLAFSKLLTKKKEEFRQNHTTIVKDEYKIEDLMDQLRHRFHDRSQVLLQDLFLEATDLQEVITLFLATLELIKIQEVTVIQDRAFGEIYLNRIEHEQIS, encoded by the coding sequence ATGGATATTAAAATTAAAGATTTTGAAGGGCCTTTGGACCTCTTGCTCCACTTGGTCTCTAAATACCAGATGGATATTTATGAGGTCCCCTTGATTGAGGTGATCGAACAGTATCTGGCTTATCTGGCGACCCTCCAGGCTATGAAACTAGAGGTAGCAGGAGAATACATGCTGATGGCTAGTCAACTAACCTTGATCAAGAGTCGAAGACTTCTTCCTAAGGTTGCAGAGGAGATGGATGAAGCAGAGGATCTCGAGCAGGACCTCCTTTCTCAATTGGAAGAGTACCGTACTTACAAGCAATTAGGAGAGTTGATGGCCTCACAGCATGAGGAGCGCGCCCTCTATTATTCAAAACCAAAGATGGAATTGATTTATGACGATACCGAATTACTCCATGATCGCACCACGGTGGATCTCTTCTTGGCTTTCTCAAAACTATTGACCAAGAAAAAAGAAGAATTCCGCCAGAACCATACAACCATTGTAAAGGATGAATACAAGATTGAGGATCTGATGGACCAGCTGCGTCACCGATTCCACGATCGCTCACAAGTTCTCTTGCAGGACTTGTTTCTAGAAGCAACGGATCTCCAAGAGGTCATTACTCTATTTCTTGCAACCCTTGAATTGATCAAGATTCAAGAAGTAACGGTGATCCAGGATAGGGCTTTTGGAGAAATTTACTTAAATAGGATTGAACATGAGCAAATTAGCTGA
- a CDS encoding YneF family protein: MNLFLGILLIILAFFGGMIAGMFLLRRQFEKEFASNPRLNIEAVRTLLGASGQRPSEAKVQQVYRQIVNQQKSAMAKNKKK, from the coding sequence ATGAATCTCTTTTTAGGAATTTTGTTGATTATTTTAGCTTTCTTTGGTGGGATGATTGCAGGAATGTTCTTGCTTCGTCGTCAATTTGAAAAAGAATTTGCATCAAACCCACGTTTGAATATTGAAGCAGTCCGTACGCTTTTAGGTGCGAGTGGCCAACGTCCAAGCGAAGCAAAAGTTCAACAAGTCTATCGCCAAATTGTGAACCAACAAAAATCAGCAATGGCGAAAAACAAGAAAAAATAA
- the yidD gene encoding membrane protein insertion efficiency factor YidD, which produces MKTILIALVRGYQKWISPLFPPSCRFQPTCSNYMIQAIERFGVKGVLMGIARILRCHPGTKAGPDPLPDHFSLKRNEESK; this is translated from the coding sequence ATGAAAACAATCCTGATTGCGCTGGTCAGAGGCTATCAAAAATGGATCTCTCCCCTATTTCCGCCATCTTGTCGCTTTCAACCGACCTGTTCCAATTATATGATCCAAGCGATTGAACGTTTTGGTGTGAAAGGTGTCTTGATGGGGATCGCAAGGATTCTACGTTGTCATCCTGGAACCAAAGCAGGACCAGACCCCTTGCCAGACCATTTTAGTCTGAAGCGAAATGAAGAATCAAAATAG
- the cbpB gene encoding cyclic-di-AMP-binding protein CbpB: protein MIAKEFERFLLAQEETFLTPAKNLAVLIDNHNVDHAVLLLSQISYSRIPVVTDERKFVGTISLTDILSYQLKHEIPEETFASMDIVDVAKKEVGVIGLDFNLTEVLHKLVDDSFLSVVDEEGYFQGIITRKSILKAINSLLHDFSNEYEMIPK from the coding sequence ATGATAGCAAAGGAATTTGAACGTTTCTTGCTGGCGCAGGAAGAGACGTTCTTAACTCCAGCCAAAAATTTAGCGGTCTTGATTGATAACCACAATGTAGACCATGCTGTCTTGTTGTTGAGCCAGATTAGCTATAGTCGTATTCCGGTAGTGACGGATGAACGCAAGTTTGTGGGGACGATCTCCCTAACGGATATTCTATCTTATCAATTGAAACATGAGATTCCTGAGGAGACTTTTGCCTCGATGGATATCGTAGACGTTGCAAAGAAGGAGGTCGGGGTCATCGGCTTAGACTTCAATTTGACAGAAGTTCTTCACAAGTTGGTGGATGACTCCTTCCTTTCGGTGGTGGATGAAGAAGGCTATTTCCAAGGGATTATTACACGGAAATCGATTCTTAAAGCCATCAATTCGCTCCTGCATGATTTTTCAAATGAATACGAGATGATTCCAAAATGA